A single window of Leeuwenhoekiella sp. MAR_2009_132 DNA harbors:
- a CDS encoding tetratricopeptide repeat protein, whose translation MKKITYIILLLFIVSSCKNSISEADKKRVTELNEKAVEYRMNGDLENAKRNYSKAIEIDQSNTFIRYELIGVYVEQDSLEKAFELLEKIPAEQKETEYYYQVKGGLYEFNGQKEQAIENYKKALELTDNPKVKDEMDLSPLVNYAMLETLAGKKEQAVSRLNETLDLDWLTESNKEYLKTFRNEFEFYQGNGTLEFDPKRDIIIKTTNSDSLELVLRKNHINISGSSSSNGNDTTEIYLSEKYRTGINKLNIKTHPNNGYK comes from the coding sequence ATGAAAAAAATCACATACATCATATTATTGCTTTTCATTGTAAGTAGTTGCAAAAATTCGATTTCGGAAGCGGACAAAAAACGTGTGACTGAATTAAACGAAAAAGCAGTTGAATACAGAATGAATGGAGATTTGGAAAACGCAAAAAGAAATTATTCAAAAGCTATCGAAATTGACCAATCCAATACTTTTATCCGATATGAACTAATTGGAGTTTATGTTGAGCAAGATAGTCTGGAAAAAGCATTCGAACTTTTAGAAAAAATACCAGCTGAACAAAAAGAAACCGAATATTACTACCAAGTAAAAGGCGGACTTTATGAATTTAATGGACAAAAAGAACAAGCAATTGAAAACTATAAAAAAGCTCTTGAATTAACGGATAATCCAAAAGTTAAAGATGAAATGGATTTAAGTCCTTTGGTCAACTACGCAATGCTCGAAACCTTAGCTGGAAAAAAAGAGCAAGCCGTAAGTAGACTAAATGAAACTTTAGACTTGGATTGGCTAACTGAAAGCAATAAAGAATATCTCAAAACTTTCAGAAACGAATTTGAATTTTATCAAGGAAACGGAACTTTAGAATTTGACCCAAAAAGAGATATTATAATAAAAACAACAAATTCAGATAGTCTTGAATTAGTTTTAAGAAAAAATCATATAAACATTTCGGGAAGTAGTTCGAGTAATGGAAATGATACAACCGAAATTTATTTATCGGAAAAATATCGAACTGGAATAAATAAACTGAATATAAAAACGCACCCTAACAATGGCTATAAGTAA
- a CDS encoding HAD family hydrolase, whose amino-acid sequence MKYKTLILDFDGTLADTKESIIQTMKFVAHSFNLQNVDENLIESLIGLPLKTTFEKAFLLDEKLIEEATLIYRKHYNEIVIDTISLFDGVKETLLDLYSKGINLTVASSKGKAALIKILKKQNIYDIFSFVGGEEDAKNKKPSPDIVNLIIDKYNYQLNECLVVGDTIFDIEMGQRAYVDTCGVTYGNNTREKLEKQKPNYIIDNFRSLTEILN is encoded by the coding sequence ATGAAATATAAAACTCTTATTCTAGATTTTGATGGCACATTAGCCGACACAAAAGAAAGCATTATACAAACTATGAAATTTGTTGCCCATAGTTTTAATCTCCAAAACGTTGATGAAAATCTAATAGAAAGTTTGATAGGGTTACCTCTGAAAACTACCTTCGAAAAAGCCTTTTTACTTGACGAAAAATTGATTGAGGAGGCGACTTTGATTTATCGTAAACATTATAATGAAATTGTGATCGACACAATTTCTCTTTTTGATGGTGTAAAAGAAACCTTGTTGGATTTATATTCTAAAGGAATAAATTTAACTGTTGCATCAAGTAAAGGAAAAGCTGCATTAATTAAGATTCTCAAAAAGCAAAACATCTATGATATTTTTTCATTTGTAGGTGGAGAAGAGGATGCAAAAAATAAAAAACCATCACCTGACATCGTAAATCTCATAATCGATAAATACAACTATCAATTGAATGAATGCTTAGTTGTTGGCGATACAATTTTTGACATTGAAATGGGACAAAGGGCTTATGTCGATACGTGCGGAGTAACTTATGGCAACAACACAAGGGAAAAATTAGAAAAACAAAAACCAAACTATATAATTGACAACTTCAGAAGTTTAACTGAAATTCTGAATTAA
- a CDS encoding helix-turn-helix domain-containing protein, translating to MKDNKPPCPKKQYQKVSFELKLMIIDQIQNGQISVNYAAKSYNVSRSSIDYWLKKYSTLEQKKRGMSKQDEIKKLKDKIKELEFVKEFQRDYIANLENLSGLDLAKKHLPEALAKEIEKRKRDLLK from the coding sequence ATGAAAGACAACAAACCTCCCTGCCCAAAAAAACAGTATCAAAAAGTAAGCTTTGAACTCAAACTAATGATCATTGACCAAATCCAAAATGGTCAGATCTCCGTTAATTATGCTGCTAAATCCTACAACGTTTCAAGATCTTCTATTGACTATTGGCTAAAAAAATACAGTACCTTAGAACAAAAGAAACGTGGTATGAGTAAACAAGATGAAATCAAAAAGCTAAAAGATAAAATTAAAGAACTGGAGTTTGTAAAAGAGTTTCAAAGGGATTACATCGCTAATCTCGAGAACTTATCAGGACTTGATCTAGCAAAAAAGCATTTGCCCGAAGCATTGGCCAAAGAGATAGAAAAACGCAAAAGAGACCTTTTAAAATGA
- a CDS encoding WG repeat-containing protein, which produces MKTSEFETFERVMGENSWGFVNQNGEAVIPLNKYKFLNPIDEEGMILAQSNGKSGYINIKQDTLIPFIYDDLSVFSHGLAPAKKNDKYGFIDRKGKVVIPFKYENESHFYKCRLARAKLNGKYGFIDQSGNEIVPIQFEKVRSNKIDSLVCAMKDGKWAFFSCSGKQLTEFEYDKITESYFDDRNYTYFERGLCRVEKNGKVAYLNKDFKEVVNFGTYDIAEPYRNYLGIVSKKGKYGIIDTLGNVVLPIKYDFIEHPTEYSNESDLFAIKKGKNIQLLDNRGNPITDFDIKEFEWDSYKGKESYHRYFVLTNSSGMVGTVSDKGIREIPFEYEKIEPFDGKPITFAKRNGKFGLIDHKGEVQYPFEFEEIISVSSDDYFIAKKSDKYGIIDFNGKQIVSFSYEHIDPTYNGFLVKKNGLIGKIDIEENVIIPIEYEEISNWVEYGPDEHFVTKNGKKGLISRDGKIVIPTEYDEISVDNSKLIKVANNGVFGTINWKNEIIHPIQYKQILWEWPYLTNKELDTVYLKRNGKYISTDTKGNILEENVSEKLINEKFGYLLNN; this is translated from the coding sequence TTGAAAACTTCAGAATTTGAAACTTTCGAACGAGTGATGGGCGAAAATTCTTGGGGCTTTGTAAATCAAAATGGAGAAGCAGTTATACCTCTAAATAAATATAAATTTCTGAATCCGATAGATGAAGAAGGTATGATTTTAGCTCAATCAAATGGAAAAAGTGGTTACATAAACATAAAACAGGATACCCTAATACCCTTCATTTATGACGATTTAAGTGTTTTCTCTCACGGACTTGCGCCTGCGAAGAAAAATGATAAATACGGTTTTATTGATAGAAAAGGTAAAGTAGTAATACCATTTAAATACGAAAACGAAAGCCATTTTTACAAATGTAGATTGGCACGTGCTAAATTAAATGGCAAATATGGTTTTATAGACCAAAGTGGTAATGAGATTGTTCCCATTCAATTTGAAAAAGTAAGAAGTAACAAAATCGACTCATTGGTGTGTGCAATGAAAGACGGAAAGTGGGCATTTTTTTCTTGTTCTGGCAAACAATTGACCGAATTTGAATACGACAAAATAACTGAATCTTACTTTGATGATAGAAATTACACCTATTTTGAGAGAGGACTTTGCCGAGTAGAAAAAAATGGCAAAGTAGCTTATCTAAATAAAGACTTCAAAGAAGTAGTGAATTTTGGAACTTATGATATTGCAGAACCTTATCGAAATTATTTAGGAATTGTATCAAAAAAGGGCAAATATGGAATTATTGATACACTTGGGAATGTCGTTTTACCAATCAAATACGACTTTATCGAACATCCAACTGAATACTCAAACGAATCTGACCTTTTCGCAATCAAAAAAGGCAAAAATATACAGCTTTTAGATAACAGAGGAAATCCAATAACCGATTTTGACATCAAAGAATTTGAATGGGATAGTTATAAAGGCAAAGAATCATACCATAGATATTTCGTTTTAACTAACAGTTCTGGAATGGTAGGAACTGTTTCGGACAAAGGAATAAGGGAAATACCTTTTGAATACGAAAAAATTGAACCATTTGACGGAAAGCCAATTACATTCGCTAAGCGAAATGGAAAGTTTGGATTAATTGACCATAAAGGAGAAGTTCAATATCCTTTCGAATTTGAAGAAATTATTTCTGTTAGTTCTGATGATTATTTCATAGCGAAAAAATCAGATAAGTATGGTATAATTGATTTTAATGGAAAACAAATAGTTTCTTTTTCATATGAACATATAGACCCTACTTATAATGGTTTCTTGGTTAAAAAAAATGGATTAATTGGGAAAATAGATATTGAAGAAAATGTGATTATACCTATTGAATATGAGGAAATATCCAATTGGGTAGAGTATGGTCCTGATGAACATTTCGTAACTAAGAATGGAAAAAAAGGGTTGATAAGCAGAGATGGAAAAATAGTTATACCGACAGAATATGATGAAATTTCAGTTGATAATTCCAAACTTATTAAAGTAGCGAATAATGGTGTTTTTGGAACAATTAATTGGAAAAACGAAATAATTCATCCGATTCAATACAAACAAATTTTATGGGAATGGCCATATTTAACTAATAAAGAGTTAGATACTGTATACTTAAAAAGGAACGGGAAGTACATATCAACTGATACGAAAGGAAACATATTAGAAGAAAATGTCAGTGAAAAGCTGATTAATGAAAAATTCGGATATTTATTAAACAACTGA
- a CDS encoding SH3 domain-containing protein, with amino-acid sequence MKYIFTFALLLISFQTFSQTEFFVNTELLNVRSGAGTEYDVVGQVKLNEKVIEISKSGNWSEVKTENFQGFVSSKYISTINEESEKKEEDSSIIGWLIGLGILGYIIIKVKNFFSGLFGGKSSNTTNRTTSTPQKERRRQSGNSAVYRFRIKGNGSAGGVKYADGMNVEVAVTGLGSGGSPFNNIVEKKFVEEFARKYNIEPRFHSGIKMLFKRDSVDVEIL; translated from the coding sequence ATGAAATACATTTTTACTTTTGCTCTTCTATTAATTTCTTTTCAGACTTTTTCACAAACCGAATTTTTCGTAAATACTGAACTTCTAAATGTAAGAAGTGGAGCGGGAACTGAATATGATGTTGTAGGACAAGTTAAACTCAACGAAAAAGTTATAGAAATTTCTAAATCTGGAAATTGGTCAGAAGTTAAGACAGAGAATTTTCAAGGCTTTGTTTCATCCAAATACATAAGTACTATAAATGAAGAATCAGAAAAAAAAGAAGAAGATAGTTCTATAATTGGTTGGTTAATTGGTCTTGGAATTTTAGGTTATATCATAATTAAAGTGAAAAACTTTTTTTCTGGATTGTTTGGTGGTAAATCTTCAAATACAACGAATAGGACAACTTCAACACCACAAAAAGAAAGACGAAGACAATCTGGTAATAGTGCTGTTTACAGATTTAGAATAAAGGGAAATGGTTCAGCTGGTGGAGTGAAATATGCAGATGGTATGAATGTGGAAGTTGCTGTTACAGGTTTGGGTTCAGGTGGCTCACCATTTAACAATATTGTAGAAAAAAAATTCGTTGAAGAATTTGCAAGAAAATACAATATTGAACCTCGCTTTCATTCTGGAATAAAAATGTTATTTAAACGTGATAGTGTTGACGTAGAAATCTTATAA
- a CDS encoding DUF4375 domain-containing protein — MTRDEAQDAWEKIVEIGFSNYEKLTREQRVWFNVEPLTTGGLWDHYMNYGADKNADTIEDLEYLNFNSVANQLREFNKTYLPNGIPEGPDARQEEFEKFDEDEFEDYIEEMDNKFWKVSDELENALLEHINNSGIGK; from the coding sequence ATGACAAGAGACGAAGCCCAAGACGCGTGGGAAAAAATAGTTGAAATTGGATTTTCCAATTATGAAAAACTTACTCGTGAACAACGAGTTTGGTTTAATGTTGAACCTTTGACAACTGGCGGATTATGGGACCATTATATGAATTACGGAGCTGACAAAAATGCCGATACGATTGAGGATTTGGAATATCTGAATTTTAATTCGGTGGCTAACCAATTACGTGAATTTAACAAAACCTATTTGCCAAATGGAATTCCAGAAGGACCAGATGCTCGACAAGAGGAATTCGAAAAATTTGATGAAGACGAATTCGAGGACTACATTGAGGAAATGGACAATAAATTTTGGAAAGTATCAGACGAACTGGAAAATGCTCTGTTGGAACATATAAATAACAGCGGAATTGGAAAATAA
- a CDS encoding IS3 family transposase, with protein sequence MKWVYQCFGISKQAFYKRLATHQKSNKQELAILDLIEQVRKEMPKTGGLKLYKSIKPALVEKNIKMGRDRFYSLLRRHRLLIPRTKRAHITTNSKHHFYKYPNLVKDFIPQAAEQLWVSDITYIKTDGGNAYLALVTDAYSKKIMGYKIDDHMKTSLCIDALRMALAQREYPDQKLIHHSDRGLQYCNPTYTNFAERNGINISMTQQYDPYENAVAERINGILKQEFGLGKTIVSLKLAQKMVKKAVKIYNSKRMHYSLEFRTPEFAHSNQNHNYRQYRKIPILVTQ encoded by the coding sequence ATGAAATGGGTTTATCAATGTTTCGGGATATCTAAACAAGCTTTTTACAAGCGTCTGGCAACACATCAAAAGTCCAACAAGCAAGAACTGGCAATTCTTGATCTTATTGAACAGGTCAGAAAAGAAATGCCCAAAACAGGCGGTTTAAAACTATATAAATCAATCAAACCGGCTCTTGTTGAAAAGAATATTAAAATGGGCAGAGATCGCTTCTATTCACTTCTTAGAAGACATCGACTGCTCATACCCAGAACCAAAAGAGCACATATCACAACAAACTCTAAACATCACTTTTATAAATATCCTAATTTAGTTAAAGACTTCATTCCCCAAGCTGCAGAGCAGCTGTGGGTAAGTGATATCACCTATATCAAAACAGATGGTGGTAATGCATATCTGGCACTGGTAACAGATGCCTATTCTAAAAAAATAATGGGTTATAAAATTGATGATCATATGAAAACAAGTCTTTGCATCGATGCATTACGAATGGCCTTAGCACAACGAGAATATCCAGACCAAAAGCTAATTCATCACTCCGACCGCGGTTTGCAATACTGTAACCCTACCTATACTAACTTCGCAGAGAGAAACGGAATCAACATCAGTATGACTCAGCAATACGACCCTTATGAGAATGCCGTAGCCGAACGAATAAACGGAATATTAAAACAGGAATTTGGATTGGGTAAAACAATTGTGAGTCTGAAATTAGCTCAGAAAATGGTTAAAAAAGCAGTCAAAATCTATAACTCAAAACGAATGCATTACAGCCTGGAGTTTAGAACTCCGGAATTTGCTCACAGTAATCAAAATCATAATTACAGACAATACAGAAAAATACCGATATTAGTAACTCAATAA
- a CDS encoding carboxypeptidase-like regulatory domain-containing protein yields MNGTIINAENQKPIEFVNIGILNKNQGTITDPNGKFILTIPKKFTSDSITISHINYYSVNILAENFSNRIIALQPKTRELTEVVVSSKKRKNKKIGVKSYSRLLSMRVISKNNDIVEAAQRINIPNEEIKVKAVNFAIRKWSEVEGVKVRINFYKNLDDTPDEKIVLKNIVADLPAQTDSDWIRIDLNENDIYISKDFFVGIEFIPNFKKPTIVDLGGILTKGKGYYRENSLGSWTKLNGGASINVEIGY; encoded by the coding sequence ATGAACGGAACTATAATTAATGCCGAAAACCAAAAACCAATAGAATTTGTGAATATTGGAATCTTGAATAAAAATCAAGGAACAATAACAGACCCAAATGGAAAGTTCATTCTGACCATTCCCAAAAAATTTACGTCGGATAGTATTACAATTAGCCACATAAACTATTATTCTGTAAATATCTTGGCCGAAAACTTCTCAAATCGGATAATCGCTTTACAACCTAAAACCAGGGAACTTACAGAGGTTGTCGTTTCAAGTAAAAAAAGGAAAAATAAAAAAATCGGAGTTAAATCATACAGCAGACTTTTATCAATGCGTGTTATTTCCAAGAACAATGATATTGTAGAGGCCGCACAAAGAATTAATATACCAAATGAAGAAATCAAGGTCAAAGCGGTAAATTTCGCTATTAGAAAATGGTCAGAAGTGGAAGGAGTAAAAGTTAGAATCAACTTTTATAAAAATTTGGATGATACGCCTGACGAAAAGATAGTGCTTAAAAACATTGTAGCGGATTTACCAGCTCAAACGGACTCGGATTGGATACGAATCGACCTTAATGAAAATGATATTTATATCTCAAAAGACTTCTTCGTAGGAATTGAATTTATACCAAATTTCAAAAAACCAACAATAGTGGATTTGGGAGGTATATTAACAAAAGGAAAAGGTTATTATAGAGAAAATAGCTTAGGTAGCTGGACAAAATTAAATGGAGGAGCATCCATCAATGTTGAAATAGGATACTGA
- a CDS encoding erythromycin esterase family protein, producing MKKTTVILLMVFGLNPILAQIDENIHELNSMENLLTDDVKNILKANLADKKVVFLGESEHHIGSDFLAKTEYVKYLVLEKGYKDIAFEADFFGLYFDHDKTNLYSFWSRSVQCKELFKFLKEHNVTIWGFDNQMGSGYTWNNFKNKLTEFLKNNSISFDEKFTETTENYIKNRKKANEIVGKSNLEYLINEVDNLIKNDTVIKDKLWSQFLQSYKSDIIINSTHKSNKKGIPVRDSQMAKNLDFLVNSMPERKFIVWLANAHMTKYEYDFMKSQTMGGQFVNINPNISYHIAISSIHMPYRKENWIEKSSKDTGNLLHLLPTTEKNYFVDSKQLISENPAYSEKEFEGMFNLEENKTNWFKHFDALIFISKGEKVKYLK from the coding sequence ATGAAAAAAACGACAGTAATACTTTTAATGGTCTTTGGTCTAAATCCCATTTTGGCTCAAATCGATGAAAATATTCACGAATTGAACTCAATGGAAAATCTTTTAACCGATGATGTTAAAAACATTTTAAAGGCAAATTTAGCTGATAAAAAAGTTGTGTTTTTGGGAGAATCTGAACATCATATTGGTTCAGATTTTTTAGCGAAAACTGAATATGTAAAATATTTAGTATTAGAGAAAGGATATAAAGACATTGCATTTGAGGCGGATTTTTTCGGACTTTATTTTGACCACGATAAAACAAATTTATATTCGTTCTGGTCTCGTTCAGTTCAATGCAAAGAATTATTTAAATTTTTAAAAGAGCATAATGTAACCATTTGGGGTTTTGATAATCAAATGGGTTCTGGTTATACTTGGAATAATTTCAAAAATAAACTGACTGAATTTCTAAAAAATAATTCTATTAGTTTTGATGAAAAATTCACGGAAACAACTGAAAATTATATCAAAAACAGAAAGAAGGCAAACGAAATTGTTGGTAAATCAAATTTAGAATACCTAATTAATGAGGTTGATAACCTAATAAAAAATGATACAGTAATAAAAGATAAACTTTGGTCTCAATTTTTGCAAAGTTACAAAAGCGACATTATTATAAATTCAACTCATAAAAGCAATAAAAAAGGAATACCAGTTAGAGACAGTCAAATGGCAAAAAACCTGGATTTCTTGGTTAATTCAATGCCTGAAAGAAAATTTATTGTTTGGTTAGCCAATGCACATATGACAAAATACGAATATGATTTTATGAAAAGTCAAACTATGGGAGGACAATTCGTAAATATAAACCCTAATATTTCATATCATATTGCTATTTCATCAATCCATATGCCTTATAGAAAAGAGAATTGGATAGAGAAATCTAGCAAAGACACTGGAAACTTACTTCACTTATTACCGACAACTGAAAAGAATTATTTTGTTGACTCAAAACAACTAATTAGTGAAAATCCAGCATATTCGGAAAAAGAATTTGAAGGGATGTTTAATCTTGAGGAAAATAAAACCAATTGGTTCAAGCATTTTGATGCATTAATATTTATTTCCAAAGGAGAAAAAGTAAAATATCTTAAATAA
- a CDS encoding PD-(D/E)XK nuclease family protein, producing MKPNIFNIATKELNQDAFLTWLLQYSDIGCKNTNTPLNKCGKEFITSLIQTQIPNFDEEIVNVEAGRQWQNIDVWAAINEKYLIIIEDKTFSSFHSNQLERYKQIAVDWCLEKKYIEPICVYLKTGNESMRNLDFVIKQGFSIFQRQDFLKILEKYTEIENDIFTDFKERLTKLEHSNNQYSNKIIGDWNGADWQGFYQFLETEIGLVNWHYVNNQNGGFWNAVLNWDYWDIFPVYLQIEQGNLCFKISTDPEELEMPKNITRSQIRNKIYHLITENAKKEGLDKVKRPDRFGHGKYMTAAIVKKHNWLGKKDDKIDAIKIAETLKEYKKFLKRTVEKTAYNNVYSS from the coding sequence ATGAAACCAAATATTTTCAATATTGCAACCAAAGAATTAAATCAAGATGCTTTTTTAACTTGGCTTCTTCAATATTCAGATATTGGATGTAAAAACACAAACACGCCTTTAAACAAGTGTGGTAAAGAATTTATTACAAGTTTAATACAAACTCAAATACCAAATTTCGATGAAGAAATAGTAAATGTTGAGGCTGGAAGACAATGGCAAAACATTGATGTTTGGGCAGCCATAAACGAGAAATATTTGATAATAATTGAAGACAAAACTTTCAGTTCTTTTCATTCCAATCAATTAGAACGTTACAAACAAATTGCAGTTGATTGGTGTTTAGAAAAAAAATACATTGAACCAATTTGTGTTTATCTAAAAACTGGAAACGAATCAATGCGGAATTTGGATTTTGTAATAAAACAAGGTTTTTCGATATTTCAAAGACAAGATTTTTTAAAGATTTTAGAAAAATATACAGAAATCGAAAATGATATTTTTACTGATTTTAAAGAAAGGCTTACAAAATTAGAGCATTCCAACAATCAATATTCCAATAAGATTATTGGCGATTGGAATGGTGCAGATTGGCAAGGTTTCTATCAATTTTTAGAAACAGAAATCGGTTTGGTTAATTGGCATTATGTAAATAATCAAAACGGCGGATTTTGGAACGCGGTTTTAAATTGGGACTATTGGGATATATTTCCTGTCTATTTACAAATTGAACAGGGTAATTTATGTTTTAAAATATCAACAGACCCTGAAGAATTAGAAATGCCCAAAAACATTACAAGAAGTCAAATACGGAACAAAATTTATCACTTAATTACAGAGAACGCAAAGAAAGAAGGTTTAGACAAGGTTAAAAGACCTGACCGATTTGGACACGGGAAATATATGACTGCGGCAATTGTCAAAAAACATAATTGGCTTGGTAAAAAAGATGATAAAATAGACGCTATAAAAATCGCAGAAACGCTAAAAGAATACAAGAAGTTTCTAAAAAGAACCGTAGAAAAAACGGCTTACAACAACGTATATAGCTCATAG